In a genomic window of Gloeocapsopsis dulcis:
- a CDS encoding DUF928 domain-containing protein, with protein sequence MNFYWQCFKLALVGLAVVNLLPTKVYSAPKIKVRELVVASAAGQLNFVPPPPPADIGIPGDRTGAGRRGCLANHHDSVENKQLTALVPITKAATGLEVVWGLTTVEHPTFWFYVPYRAQDVHSARFVLRTADNQLVYQTSVSLPNKPGVISLTLPTTVSLEVTKGYHWYFNIYCAQGKPPTAIVHGGVQRRTITPALASQLAQATPQQRAELYFANGFWFDAVTTLGQLHYHNPGNMALAQNWTDVLRFVGLDAIASEPIASCCDLMQQVRRD encoded by the coding sequence ATGAATTTTTATTGGCAGTGTTTCAAATTAGCCCTAGTTGGGCTAGCCGTTGTCAATTTGTTGCCAACAAAAGTTTACTCTGCTCCAAAAATAAAAGTAAGAGAACTGGTAGTGGCATCTGCTGCAGGGCAGCTTAACTTTGTTCCGCCTCCACCTCCAGCAGATATTGGTATTCCAGGCGATCGCACTGGTGCTGGTAGACGTGGCTGTCTGGCTAATCATCATGATTCAGTAGAGAATAAGCAACTTACAGCTTTAGTACCAATTACCAAGGCTGCAACAGGGTTAGAGGTAGTATGGGGACTGACAACGGTTGAACACCCTACTTTCTGGTTTTATGTGCCTTATCGTGCTCAGGATGTACATTCTGCTAGATTCGTTTTGCGCACAGCGGACAACCAACTTGTTTATCAAACTTCAGTTTCACTGCCAAATAAACCTGGAGTCATTAGTTTGACTTTGCCTACAACAGTATCGCTAGAAGTCACTAAAGGGTATCACTGGTACTTCAACATTTACTGCGCCCAGGGCAAACCACCAACAGCTATTGTTCATGGCGGAGTGCAAAGACGTACCATCACTCCCGCCCTCGCCAGCCAGTTAGCACAAGCAACTCCGCAACAGCGGGCAGAACTTTACTTTGCTAATGGATTTTGGTTTGATGCAGTAACTACACTCGGGCAACTACACTACCACAATCCAGGCAATATGGCATTAGCACAGAACTGGACTGATGTATTGCGCTTTGTTGGCTTAGATGCAATCGCCTCTGAACCGATTGCCTCATGTTGCGATCTCATGCAGCAAGTCAGAAGGGATTGA
- a CDS encoding NADH-quinone oxidoreductase subunit J, with the protein MNLAEGVQLVSFGILAVMMIGSALGVVLFSNIVYSAFLLAGVFVSISGMYLLLNADFVATAQVLIYVGAVNVLILFAIMLVNKREDFKPLPNAWLRPVVTAIVSTGLFVLLSTMVLVTPWAYSTESVSTDTTIVLIGQHFFSDFLLPFELASVLLLMAMVGAIILARREFLPDQVITPDKQQQPVLTLPERPRELVGISSDKTSNLDDNRRSE; encoded by the coding sequence GTGAATTTAGCTGAAGGAGTACAACTTGTTTCGTTCGGCATCTTGGCTGTCATGATGATTGGTTCAGCCCTCGGTGTTGTGCTGTTTTCTAATATTGTTTATTCTGCCTTTTTGCTGGCGGGTGTTTTTGTCAGTATTTCGGGAATGTATTTGCTGTTGAATGCTGACTTTGTGGCAACAGCCCAAGTGTTAATTTATGTCGGAGCAGTCAACGTGCTGATTTTGTTTGCCATTATGTTGGTAAATAAGCGTGAAGACTTTAAACCTCTACCGAATGCTTGGTTACGTCCCGTAGTGACAGCGATCGTCAGCACTGGACTGTTTGTTTTATTGAGTACGATGGTTTTGGTTACGCCTTGGGCATATTCTACCGAGTCAGTATCCACCGATACCACAATTGTTTTAATTGGTCAGCACTTCTTCAGTGACTTTTTGTTGCCTTTCGAGCTAGCATCCGTTCTACTATTAATGGCAATGGTTGGGGCGATTATTTTAGCGCGGCGCGAATTTTTGCCTGATCAAGTTATCACACCTGACAAGCAGCAGCAACCTGTATTGACTTTACCAGAACGCCCCCGCGAACTAGTCGGAATTTCTAGTGATAAAACGAGTAATTTAGATGATAATCGTCGCAGTGAGTAG
- the nuoK gene encoding NADH-quinone oxidoreductase subunit NuoK encodes MQLQYFLLLAAALFCIGIYGLITSRNAVRVLMSIELLLNAVNLNLMAFSSYLDPLEIKGQVFTVFVITVAAAEAAVGLAIILAIYRNRDTVDMEQFNLLKW; translated from the coding sequence ATGCAACTTCAGTACTTTCTCTTGCTAGCTGCGGCTTTGTTCTGTATTGGAATTTATGGCTTAATTACTAGCCGCAACGCCGTCCGAGTGTTAATGTCGATTGAATTGCTGCTGAATGCTGTGAATCTTAATTTGATGGCATTTTCTAGCTATTTAGATCCACTAGAAATCAAAGGTCAGGTTTTTACAGTATTTGTGATTACTGTCGCTGCCGCCGAAGCTGCTGTTGGATTAGCAATTATCTTAGCAATCTATCGCAACCGCGATACCGTAGATATGGAGCAATTTAACCTTTTGAAGTGGTAA
- a CDS encoding filamentous hemagglutinin N-terminal domain-containing protein, with protein MKQSTNFLWIAGSVFLSILPNSVEAQIIPDGTTPTTPAVCTAVCEITGGTQAGENLFHSFSQFNIDANQQVTFNNPGVTNIITRVTGGNPSNIFGALDVSGDANFFLINPQGIIFGPTAFVNISGSFVATTANAIQFENQGSFSVTSANNPELLTVNPSAFLFNQIASQSPPVIEVRDSFIFLPDGQSLILLGGNVNVSGGLYNFEQLVAPSGRIELGSVVGTGTVGLNNINGNLSLSFPSNISRGDVTISGGDPLISTGVFVFVSGDGTGSFAINARNINLDGAYIQAGTQPDIEAINTQPGSITLDATGAISLTISSLVNQSLSDAVSNVGNIQLRAASVLLDKSDLNSTARAGNAGRVSIHANNEVALRNGSGISTSVFDQGNGGNVQISAGSFLLENNSTISTLTAAQGSAGNVYININDSVSLIGKETQIATVAAGTATSGGEVNIQANIVSLSDGAEIALNTVEEAGRAGDLFITANSFSLANSIIYNDTIGLGDAGDTQITARSLNISDGGSISTSTNGVGNAGNIFINASEFVTLSGVNPNTIIRIRDIPNTTSSGLFAFTDANATGRGGNIQVSTSNLSILDGAVISARTRGIAPGGNITVNAENVAATNGGQILTSAFNQGMAGNITVNATNSVNISGSDRTYNARLQQTPERVDNDGAASGFLARVRGNAIADAGQINVTAPSILLDNQGTISTATTQGEGGQISLQGRNIALRDNGSITATAGTANAGGNGGNIAINTEMFFATRNSFVTANAFTGNGGNIRIATQGFFLSPDSEITASSAQGVDGVVEIVVLDDEPSRGLVSLPEQPVDVSNLVAQGCAANTNVATNISEFIITGRGGLPPTPGEAINANSVLADLGTPVQTQASLRLNTVSSDLNNSQPKSLVEAQGWMIGSNGEVVLMPQVPTATTHTSWSTPVACNAP; from the coding sequence GTGAAGCAAAGTACAAATTTCCTTTGGATTGCTGGCAGTGTTTTTCTGAGCATCTTACCTAACTCAGTTGAAGCACAAATTATTCCTGATGGTACAACACCAACCACACCTGCAGTTTGTACCGCAGTATGTGAGATTACAGGAGGCACACAAGCTGGAGAAAACCTGTTTCATAGCTTTTCACAATTTAATATCGATGCAAATCAACAGGTTACTTTCAATAATCCAGGCGTAACAAATATTATCACTAGAGTCACAGGTGGTAATCCTTCAAATATTTTTGGAGCATTGGATGTATCAGGTGATGCTAATTTCTTTTTGATCAATCCGCAAGGAATTATCTTTGGACCTACTGCTTTTGTAAATATTAGTGGCTCATTTGTTGCCACAACTGCTAATGCAATTCAGTTTGAGAATCAAGGAAGTTTTAGCGTTACTTCGGCAAATAATCCAGAGTTGCTAACAGTCAACCCTTCAGCATTTTTGTTTAATCAAATTGCCTCTCAATCTCCTCCTGTGATTGAAGTTCGAGATAGCTTTATTTTTCTTCCTGATGGTCAGAGTTTAATTCTCCTTGGCGGCAATGTTAATGTTTCCGGTGGACTATACAATTTTGAGCAACTAGTTGCTCCCAGTGGGCGAATTGAGTTAGGTAGTGTAGTAGGAACAGGCACTGTAGGCTTAAATAACATTAATGGCAATTTAAGTTTAAGTTTCCCTTCTAATATTTCTAGAGGCGATGTAACAATTAGTGGGGGAGATCCTTTAATTAGCACTGGTGTATTTGTCTTTGTATCAGGAGACGGAACTGGCAGTTTTGCGATAAATGCTAGAAACATTAATCTTGATGGTGCTTATATTCAAGCTGGTACGCAGCCAGACATAGAAGCTATCAATACTCAACCAGGAAGTATTACTTTAGATGCTACGGGAGCAATATCACTTACTATAAGTAGTCTTGTTAATCAATCGCTATCAGATGCAGTAAGTAATGTGGGAAATATCCAATTAAGAGCAGCGTCAGTGCTACTAGACAAGTCCGATCTAAATTCAACAGCACGTGCTGGCAATGCTGGTAGAGTATCTATTCATGCAAATAATGAGGTTGCACTTAGAAATGGTTCAGGGATATCTACATCAGTATTTGACCAAGGGAATGGAGGTAATGTTCAAATATCTGCTGGCTCTTTCTTATTAGAAAATAATAGTACTATATCCACTCTAACTGCTGCACAAGGCAGTGCAGGTAACGTTTATATAAACATCAATGATTCAGTTTCCTTAATAGGGAAAGAAACTCAAATTGCTACAGTAGCCGCTGGCACTGCAACAAGTGGTGGTGAAGTTAATATTCAAGCCAATATAGTTTCTTTAAGCGATGGTGCTGAAATAGCTTTAAACACTGTTGAAGAAGCAGGACGTGCAGGTGATTTATTTATTACAGCAAATAGCTTTTCTTTGGCAAATAGTATTATTTACAACGACACCATAGGATTGGGAGACGCGGGAGATACTCAAATCACTGCTAGAAGTTTAAACATCAGCGATGGTGGAAGTATTAGCACGAGTACAAATGGTGTCGGAAATGCAGGCAATATTTTTATAAATGCTTCTGAATTTGTCACGCTTTCGGGTGTTAATCCTAATACAATAATCCGAATAAGAGACATCCCGAATACAACTTCTAGTGGTTTATTCGCCTTTACAGATGCAAATGCTACCGGACGTGGTGGTAACATTCAAGTCAGTACAAGTAATTTAAGCATTCTTGATGGCGCAGTTATCAGTGCGCGGACTCGCGGTATTGCACCTGGAGGAAATATTACAGTCAATGCTGAGAATGTTGCTGCTACAAATGGCGGACAAATTTTAACGAGTGCCTTTAATCAGGGCATGGCAGGTAATATTACAGTTAATGCAACGAATAGTGTAAATATTTCTGGCAGCGATCGCACTTACAACGCGAGACTTCAACAAACACCAGAACGTGTAGATAATGATGGTGCAGCAAGTGGTTTCCTGGCAAGAGTTCGGGGGAACGCGATCGCCGATGCGGGACAAATCAACGTGACTGCGCCCTCAATATTACTTGACAATCAAGGAACAATTTCCACCGCAACTACCCAAGGCGAAGGCGGACAAATCTCACTCCAAGGGAGAAATATTGCTTTACGCGATAATGGCAGCATCACGGCTACCGCTGGTACGGCAAATGCTGGCGGTAACGGTGGTAATATTGCCATCAATACAGAGATGTTTTTTGCTACAAGAAATAGCTTTGTCACTGCGAATGCCTTTACAGGAAATGGTGGCAACATCCGCATCGCAACACAAGGGTTCTTTCTTTCTCCTGATAGTGAAATCACCGCGAGTTCGGCACAAGGAGTTGATGGCGTTGTCGAAATTGTTGTCTTAGATGATGAACCTAGTCGTGGTTTAGTTTCCTTACCCGAACAGCCTGTCGATGTCAGTAACTTAGTCGCGCAAGGGTGTGCAGCAAATACAAATGTTGCGACAAACATAAGTGAATTTATCATTACTGGGCGCGGTGGTTTACCACCGACACCTGGTGAAGCAATTAATGCAAATTCGGTGTTAGCGGATTTGGGCACTCCTGTACAAACCCAAGCATCTCTAAGATTAAATACTGTTTCAAGTGACCTTAACAATTCTCAGCCAAAATCTCTTGTAGAAGCACAGGGATGGATGATAGGCTCCAATGGCGAAGTAGTACTCATGCCTCAAGTGCCAACTGCTACAACCCATACTTCTTGGTCTACGCCTGTTGCTTGCAATGCACCATAA
- the ndhI gene encoding NAD(P)H-quinone oxidoreductase subunit I, with the protein MLKFLKQVGDYAKEAVQAGRYIGQGLSVTFDHMQRRPVTVQYPYEKLIPSERFRGRIHFEFDKCISCEVCVRVCPINLPVVDWEFDKANKKKKLKHYSIDFGVCIFCGNCVEYCPTNCLSMTEEYDLCTYDRHQLNYDNVALGRLPYKVTDDPMVTPLRELVYLPKGVTSPHDLPANTRGAGLHPEEILEQQE; encoded by the coding sequence ATGTTAAAGTTCCTCAAACAAGTTGGTGATTACGCAAAAGAAGCAGTACAAGCTGGTCGATATATCGGTCAAGGTTTATCTGTCACCTTCGATCATATGCAGCGTAGACCAGTTACTGTACAATATCCCTACGAAAAACTGATTCCTTCCGAACGCTTCCGAGGGCGCATTCACTTTGAATTTGATAAGTGTATTTCTTGTGAAGTTTGCGTGCGGGTTTGTCCAATTAATTTACCTGTCGTTGATTGGGAATTTGATAAAGCCAATAAAAAGAAAAAGCTGAAGCACTACAGCATCGATTTTGGTGTTTGTATCTTTTGCGGTAACTGTGTAGAGTATTGCCCAACAAACTGTCTGTCAATGACCGAAGAGTACGACTTGTGTACGTACGATCGCCATCAGTTAAACTATGACAACGTAGCCCTGGGACGTTTGCCTTACAAAGTCACAGACGATCCAATGGTGACACCGTTGCGCGAACTTGTTTACCTACCCAAAGGTGTTACGTCACCACACGATTTACCTGCAAACACCCGTGGTGCGGGGTTGCATCCAGAAGAGATTTTAGAACAGCAGGAATAG
- a CDS encoding CHAT domain-containing protein, translating into MARERRVFFRSRQPVLKLGKKVSSALVRECLLLVVGFLVWGGDIQGVSPVEARVAVNSSLASTSESIQQGRELYETGQYAQAAAVWRQAAKAYQARGDSLNQAMALSNLALAYQQLGTWSSANQAIATSLQLLSTTSTNSQHAQILAQALNNQGSLQFAQGQAEQALTTWQQATAAYTKAADSVGITRSLINQAQALQALGLYRRAITTLNQVNQTLQQQPSVIKVAGLRSLGNALRVVGNLSQSQQVLEQSLKLAQELRSPAEIAATLTSLGNTVRTQQKTQAALAYYQAAATASPTANTQIQAQLNQLSLLLETGELGAAQALLPQIQSQLANLPTSQTKVYARITLAQNLIRLHQAHSKSQTGVSSWLEIGKLLATAVQEAKDLQDPRATSYALGNLGGLYEQTQQWTIAQELTQQALVLAQGINALDISYRWQWQLGRLLQAQGNNQKAIAAYDESVQSLQTLRYDLVAINPDVQFSFQEEVEPVYRELVSLLLESSGTAQPSQQNLQKARQTIESLQLAELNNFFRAACLEANRQIDQVVDEQDQTAAAIYPIILRDRLEVIIKLPQQPLRRHTINISQAEFESTLEQLQQQLIEPDTFAEVQSLSQKVYEWLIRPQLNALNASNIETLVFVLDGSLRNIPMAALYDAQRQQYLIEQYGVALAPGLQLINPQPLQRQRLQALTAGLSQPRYGFGGLSYVEREIEQITSEVSGRVLLNQDFTSQALQNQVNSQSFPVVHLATHGQFSSNIEQTFVLAWDKPINVNELNDLLRTRSRNLSSAIELLVLSACETAAGDKRATLGIAGIAVRAGARSTLASLWSVDDQSTALLMSQFYAELASHQVNKATALRQAQLSLLKNPNYAHPMYWSAYVLVGNWL; encoded by the coding sequence ATGGCAAGAGAACGGCGTGTATTTTTCCGTAGTCGCCAGCCCGTTTTGAAGTTGGGAAAGAAGGTATCTAGCGCGTTGGTACGCGAGTGTTTGTTACTGGTTGTTGGTTTTCTTGTTTGGGGTGGGGATATACAAGGAGTGTCGCCAGTTGAGGCGCGGGTAGCGGTTAATTCATCTCTTGCATCTACTTCTGAATCGATTCAGCAGGGAAGAGAACTATATGAAACTGGACAATATGCACAAGCTGCAGCCGTTTGGCGACAAGCCGCAAAAGCTTACCAAGCGCGTGGTGACAGCTTAAATCAAGCGATGGCGTTGAGTAATCTTGCTTTAGCGTATCAACAACTAGGAACATGGTCGTCAGCAAATCAGGCGATTGCCACAAGTTTACAACTGTTATCAACTACTAGTACAAATTCTCAACACGCCCAAATTCTTGCCCAGGCGTTGAATAATCAAGGGAGTTTACAATTTGCCCAGGGACAAGCTGAACAAGCACTGACGACTTGGCAACAAGCAACTGCCGCATATACCAAAGCAGCAGATAGTGTTGGAATTACACGTAGCCTAATTAATCAAGCGCAAGCACTTCAAGCCCTAGGGCTGTATCGTCGTGCGATAACGACACTTAACCAAGTGAATCAAACCCTACAACAACAGCCATCTGTAATTAAAGTTGCCGGATTGCGTAGTTTGGGTAATGCGCTGCGTGTTGTGGGTAATCTGAGTCAATCACAGCAGGTACTAGAACAAAGTCTTAAATTAGCTCAAGAGTTGCGATCGCCAGCAGAAATTGCCGCAACGCTAACAAGTTTAGGCAATACAGTACGAACGCAACAAAAAACACAAGCCGCACTAGCCTACTATCAAGCAGCAGCAACGGCATCGCCTACAGCAAATACGCAAATCCAAGCCCAACTCAATCAACTCAGCCTTTTACTCGAAACAGGCGAACTAGGCGCAGCACAAGCATTATTACCTCAAATTCAATCCCAACTTGCTAATTTACCAACAAGCCAGACAAAAGTTTATGCCCGCATTACCTTGGCACAAAACTTGATTCGCTTGCATCAAGCGCACTCTAAATCCCAAACAGGGGTTTCTTCATGGTTAGAGATTGGTAAACTCCTCGCTACCGCCGTACAAGAAGCAAAAGATCTCCAAGATCCACGCGCCACAAGCTATGCTTTGGGAAATTTAGGAGGATTGTACGAACAAACTCAACAGTGGACAATTGCGCAAGAATTAACGCAACAAGCACTAGTATTAGCGCAAGGAATCAACGCGCTGGATATTTCCTATCGTTGGCAATGGCAACTAGGACGCTTATTACAAGCCCAGGGAAACAATCAAAAAGCGATCGCCGCTTACGATGAATCAGTTCAATCACTCCAGACTCTCCGCTACGATTTAGTGGCGATCAACCCTGACGTCCAGTTTTCTTTTCAAGAAGAAGTCGAACCTGTCTATCGCGAACTTGTCAGTTTGCTGTTGGAATCAAGCGGAACTGCGCAACCAAGCCAACAAAACCTCCAAAAAGCCCGTCAAACGATCGAATCACTACAATTGGCAGAACTAAATAACTTTTTCCGTGCAGCGTGTTTAGAGGCCAATCGTCAAATCGATCAAGTTGTAGACGAGCAAGATCAAACCGCAGCCGCGATCTATCCGATTATTTTGCGTGATCGCCTCGAAGTTATTATCAAATTACCACAGCAACCGCTGCGTCGTCACACCATTAATATTTCGCAAGCTGAGTTTGAATCTACTCTAGAGCAACTCCAGCAGCAACTCATTGAACCAGACACCTTTGCTGAAGTGCAATCACTTTCACAGAAGGTATACGAATGGTTAATACGACCCCAACTAAACGCACTCAATGCGAGTAATATTGAAACTTTAGTCTTTGTTTTAGATGGTTCCTTACGCAATATTCCCATGGCAGCGTTGTATGATGCGCAACGTCAGCAGTATCTTATAGAACAATATGGTGTTGCCCTCGCACCAGGGTTACAACTAATTAACCCGCAGCCATTGCAACGGCAAAGATTACAAGCATTAACTGCGGGGCTTAGCCAACCTCGTTATGGCTTTGGAGGACTCAGTTACGTTGAACGCGAAATCGAGCAAATCACATCTGAAGTTTCTGGCCGAGTATTACTCAATCAAGATTTCACCAGCCAAGCACTACAAAATCAAGTCAACTCACAGTCATTTCCCGTCGTACATCTGGCAACTCACGGTCAATTTAGTTCTAATATCGAACAAACTTTTGTTCTCGCATGGGATAAGCCAATCAACGTCAATGAATTAAATGATTTACTCCGCACTCGAAGTCGAAACTTGTCTAGTGCAATTGAACTCCTCGTTTTGAGTGCTTGCGAAACCGCAGCTGGCGATAAACGCGCCACTTTAGGTATTGCAGGAATTGCCGTGCGAGCCGGAGCACGTAGTACACTAGCATCATTATGGTCTGTAGATGACCAGTCCACAGCCTTACTAATGAGTCAATTTTACGCAGAGTTAGCAAGTCATCAAGTTAATAAAGCTACCGCCCTACGTCAAGCACAGTTGTCGCTATTAAAAAATCCTAATTACGCTCATCCAATGTATTGGTCCGCTTACGTCCTTGTGGGAAATTGGTTATAA
- a CDS encoding ShlB/FhaC/HecB family hemolysin secretion/activation protein: protein MHHKFVCHLQFSLSGLLLLVINIQITATSAAEIDIAQAIPLPPPQDVIPPPSPTPPPQPTEPLPPPEELLQPPSIAPTPPITLPERLPDTVVIKSFNVVGSTVFSAAEFKQLLAPFTNRPISFAELLQARSAVTQLYIDRGYITSGALIPPQTLQAGVVTIQVIEGELEAINITGTRRLNPNYVRSRIAVRTDAPLNQQRLLEALQLLQLDPRIQTLSAELSVGSRPGTNVLDVQVQEARTLNLQVFGDNRRSPSVGSFRRGGQINEANLLGFGDSLSVGYNNTDGSNTFDVSYALPINPRNGTIGLDVGAADSSIIEPPFDFLEIDSYSRYYDLTFRQPVSQSPAAEFVLGLTASRRESNLASPVLEEFGVPLSELSPGADDAGRTRISALRFFQEWTQRGNREVIAARSQFSLGIGAFDATINDDAPDSRFFSWRGQAQWVRLLAPDTLLLVRGDVQLADQSLVPVEQFSLGGFDSVRGYRQDALLTDNGAFASVELRVPISRIPDWQGLLQLTPFVDFGTSWNTGDTNPDPNTLVSVGLGLRLQVGNNLTARIDWGIPLVDITTERRTWQENGVYFSVVASPF, encoded by the coding sequence ATGCACCATAAATTCGTTTGCCACCTGCAATTTTCGCTGAGTGGGCTTTTATTACTTGTTATCAACATTCAAATTACTGCGACATCAGCCGCAGAAATCGATATTGCCCAAGCGATTCCGCTACCACCACCTCAGGATGTCATTCCGCCACCAAGCCCAACACCACCACCACAACCGACTGAACCCCTACCACCACCAGAAGAGTTATTACAGCCACCATCTATAGCACCAACACCGCCAATAACCTTACCTGAAAGATTACCCGATACCGTTGTCATTAAATCTTTTAACGTTGTCGGGAGTACAGTATTTAGCGCAGCAGAATTTAAGCAGTTACTCGCACCATTTACAAATCGACCGATTTCATTTGCAGAACTTTTGCAAGCACGTTCGGCAGTAACTCAACTCTACATCGATCGCGGCTACATTACTTCAGGAGCGTTGATTCCACCCCAGACACTCCAAGCAGGTGTGGTGACAATTCAAGTTATCGAAGGCGAGTTAGAAGCAATTAATATTACAGGTACGCGCCGGCTTAATCCTAATTATGTGCGATCGCGCATTGCTGTGCGTACAGATGCACCTTTAAATCAACAACGCCTCTTAGAAGCACTGCAACTCTTGCAACTCGATCCGCGCATTCAAACGCTATCTGCTGAATTATCTGTGGGTTCGCGCCCTGGAACGAACGTACTTGATGTACAAGTTCAAGAAGCACGAACGTTAAATCTGCAAGTGTTTGGAGACAACAGGCGATCGCCAAGTGTTGGTAGCTTTCGGCGTGGGGGACAAATTAATGAAGCAAATTTACTCGGATTCGGCGATAGTCTTAGTGTTGGATACAACAACACCGATGGTAGCAATACATTTGATGTTAGCTATGCACTACCAATTAATCCCCGAAATGGCACGATAGGTTTAGATGTAGGCGCAGCAGATAGTAGTATTATTGAGCCACCATTTGATTTCTTAGAAATCGACTCGTATTCACGCTATTACGACCTCACATTTCGTCAACCAGTTAGCCAAAGTCCTGCCGCAGAATTTGTTTTAGGGTTAACCGCGTCTCGCCGAGAAAGTAATCTGGCATCTCCTGTACTCGAAGAGTTTGGCGTTCCCTTATCCGAATTATCTCCTGGGGCAGATGACGCAGGACGTACCCGCATTTCTGCCTTACGCTTTTTTCAGGAATGGACACAGCGCGGCAATCGTGAAGTCATTGCCGCGCGATCGCAGTTTAGCCTAGGCATTGGTGCCTTTGATGCCACAATTAACGATGATGCTCCTGATAGCCGCTTTTTCTCCTGGCGGGGACAAGCCCAATGGGTGCGTCTTCTTGCTCCTGATACTTTACTCTTAGTTCGGGGTGATGTGCAGCTTGCAGATCAATCCTTAGTTCCAGTCGAACAGTTTAGTTTAGGTGGATTTGACAGTGTTCGAGGATATCGTCAAGATGCTTTATTAACCGATAATGGTGCGTTTGCTTCCGTAGAGTTGCGCGTACCTATCTCACGCATTCCAGATTGGCAGGGACTTTTACAATTGACTCCGTTTGTAGACTTTGGTACGAGTTGGAACACTGGAGACACAAATCCTGATCCCAATACGTTAGTTTCGGTCGGACTTGGCTTACGCTTGCAAGTAGGTAATAATCTCACCGCCCGCATTGACTGGGGTATTCCTTTGGTTGACATTACAACAGAGAGAAGAACATGGCAAGAGAACGGCGTGTATTTTTCCGTAGTCGCCAGCCCGTTTTGA
- a CDS encoding NAD(+) kinase, producing the protein MQLNQVIIAHKAGDSLSKSWAEKCARQLESRNCRVLMGPSGPQDNPYPVFLASSTQPIDMALVLGGDGTALSAARNLAADRIPILAVNVGGNLGFLTESFEIFKDSEQVWHRLTSDFYAIQRRMMLQAQVFEGSSSNLEHVSDRFLALNEICVKPASADRMITSILEMEIDGEVVDQYQGDGLIIATPTGSTAYTVAANGPIVHDGMQAITVTPICPMSLSSRPIVLPAGSVVSIWPLADYELNTKLWTDSVLGTSIWPGQRVDVRMADCRAKFIILRENYSYYQTLREKLQWAGARIRYSNNHRDN; encoded by the coding sequence GTGCAGCTTAATCAAGTCATTATTGCTCACAAAGCTGGAGATTCGCTAAGTAAAAGCTGGGCAGAAAAGTGTGCGCGGCAGTTGGAAAGTCGCAATTGTCGCGTCCTTATGGGACCAAGTGGACCGCAAGATAATCCTTATCCGGTATTTTTGGCGTCGTCAACACAGCCGATTGATATGGCTTTGGTACTCGGAGGAGATGGTACAGCTTTATCGGCGGCGAGAAATTTAGCAGCAGATCGTATCCCCATTTTGGCGGTGAATGTCGGGGGAAATCTAGGTTTTTTAACAGAGTCGTTTGAAATATTTAAAGATTCGGAACAGGTATGGCATAGATTAACATCTGACTTTTATGCGATTCAGCGGCGGATGATGTTACAAGCGCAAGTATTTGAGGGTAGTAGTAGTAATCTTGAACATGTCAGCGATCGCTTTCTGGCGCTGAATGAAATTTGTGTCAAACCCGCGTCGGCAGATCGGATGATTACTTCGATCCTAGAAATGGAAATCGATGGCGAGGTTGTCGATCAGTATCAAGGTGATGGATTGATTATCGCCACACCTACAGGTTCTACCGCTTACACCGTGGCAGCGAATGGTCCGATTGTGCATGATGGAATGCAAGCAATTACGGTAACTCCGATTTGCCCGATGAGTCTTTCGAGTCGTCCGATTGTCTTACCTGCGGGTTCCGTGGTCAGTATTTGGCCCTTGGCAGATTATGAGTTGAATACAAAATTATGGACTGATAGCGTCCTTGGAACTTCGATTTGGCCTGGTCAAAGAGTCGATGTCCGCATGGCAGATTGTCGAGCTAAATTTATTATTTTACGAGAAAATTATTCGTACTATCAAACACTACGCGAAAAGCTACAGTGGGCAGGCGCGAGGATTCGCTACAGTAACAACCATCGCGATAATTAA